Below is a window of Pseudomonas sp. B21-040 DNA.
GGGCCAACAACCAAATGGCCAACGCAATGCGCGTCAGCATCAGTGCTGCACCGCAGAGCGTCGACGATAGCGCCCTTTCCCAACAGAACGTGGCGTTGTTACCAAACTCAGGAGCAACTGGACCCCAAACCGGCAGTCGCCAGGTCGTTACCAGCGACCAGGCCTTCACCGGCAGCCGGGGGATTATCCAGGTGAACCAGAGTGCTGGGGTGGGGAACCGAATGGCTAACACCCTCAGCATCCGGGTCGCTGACTGACCCAAACGCAGTGCGATTAGAAAGTACCAACACTTAACCAACTAATAAGCACGGAGAAACACCATGAAACCTACAATGGCCTTAAAACCACTGGTTTTCGCTCTCGCAGCAGTGATGGCAATCGCAGCACAAGCAGGCGGTCGTGATGATGATCACGGTCATGGCAACGGTCACGGCAACGGGCATAACAACCATCAGCCTAAACACCCTACTTTTGAAGAAATGCTTTCAATCTCTGCCGGTGCCGGCGCCACTGTGATGGACCAACAGGACAGCAGTGACAACGGGGTATTGAACCAAGGCACCAAAAACGACGCTAGAGCTGACAGCTCGTTGAATAACTCCAACGGCAACATGGGCGCCAACGTTGCAGCCGGTGACGGCAACCAACAAGACAACGCCGCCGCTTTGGCCACTGCTGACGAAAGCTTTATCTTCGGCTCCGCAGTCGCTATTTCCAGCGCGACTCAAAACAACACCGGCAACACCGTTCTCAACTACTCTAATACCAACAACGCAAACCTGAACAACGCAGGCAATAGTGGCTCAGGCAACATTGGCATCAACGTGACGGCTGGCGATTTCAACCAACAGAAAAACAACCTGGCCATTGCTGTATCCGGCGGTCGTGTAGCCGCAGCAGCAGCCGAAGCCAACCAAACCTCGACTGGCCTGTCCGTGTCTAACTATGGCACTGAGACCTTCAAAAAAGACGAGCTCAAAGGCACCTTCTCTGCTCATGGCAAGTTCTATGCTTCAGGCAAAGCAGTGTCCAAACCAGCTGACGATGATCATGGCCACGGCTATGGTAATGACAACAAAGGCGGTCATGGAGACCACGACGGTGGCACAGTCAAATCTGACTTCACTGCAGTCGGCACCTTCGATCTGGCCGGTGTGACCACTCAACAAGTGCTGACCCCTGATGGCTGGAAAAACCCTGTGACCAACAATGCAAGCATGACTAACTCGATGAACAACTTCTCCGGTAATGGCGGAGCCAACGTATCAGCCGGTAACGGCAACCAACAAAGCAACTCGCTGTCCATCGCCGCAGGTTGCAAAGCCTGCCTGTAATCGCGATCGCAATGAAAGCCCCGGAAACGGGGCTTTTCCACAGTCCCAAAAGGCGTAATCGATCATGCGCAAGACTGCCCTTTTCGCCCTACTCTGCCTGTCTGGCCTGACTCAGGCTGCACAGATGCCAGTAGCCGCCCTGCCTGGCGGCGTGCTGGTCTATAAGCAGGTACAGAGTTTGCGTGAGCGCAAGTTTGCCGACATCGTCGAACAGAAAACCGATTTCAGCTGCGGCGCCGCCGCACTGGCCACGGTGTTACGCCAGGCTTATTGGCTCGACGTCGA
It encodes the following:
- a CDS encoding heme utilization protein, with product MKPTMALKPLVFALAAVMAIAAQAGGRDDDHGHGNGHGNGHNNHQPKHPTFEEMLSISAGAGATVMDQQDSSDNGVLNQGTKNDARADSSLNNSNGNMGANVAAGDGNQQDNAAALATADESFIFGSAVAISSATQNNTGNTVLNYSNTNNANLNNAGNSGSGNIGINVTAGDFNQQKNNLAIAVSGGRVAAAAAEANQTSTGLSVSNYGTETFKKDELKGTFSAHGKFYASGKAVSKPADDDHGHGYGNDNKGGHGDHDGGTVKSDFTAVGTFDLAGVTTQQVLTPDGWKNPVTNNASMTNSMNNFSGNGGANVSAGNGNQQSNSLSIAAGCKACL